The following are encoded in a window of Brevibacillus ruminantium genomic DNA:
- a CDS encoding serine hydrolase domain-containing protein — protein MLYAIFLYRAIAASNGGTAVSQVELATILKKSLKESLEAGISQGVFPGGISMLIQDGKSAVTVAAGTLSAAEDTGLALELQERVDETTIYDMASLTKVMVTLPLLLLSVQEGRLSLTDSISQHLPELETGTDLAVKRKITLLHLLTHTAGLPAWRPYFLHDSGCEAYIRRIAQEAMIGIPGKQVVYSDLGFILLGFILERVWDEPLDELARRLIFQPSGMSSTCYLPLVHPELEKKRIAPMEKGDGFELNLAMQQVVSEEALGLPTAQALSERIASFHWRTGIIHGIVHDCNAYHGLAGISGHAGLFSTCPDTERYMRIWTSAEAPVRIDPLLQRLACRCQTGGLAPMRALGWEAAATGGNLEQLSVGCTGGDCLSEHAFGHTGFTGTSIWRDPFRRATLITLTNRVHPTVSRMMGTWRRSHHNRLFSLITPVAKTRGR, from the coding sequence ATGCTATACGCGATATTCTTGTACCGCGCCATCGCGGCAAGCAACGGAGGGACGGCGGTGAGTCAGGTAGAGCTTGCTACAATACTGAAAAAAAGCCTAAAGGAAAGCCTGGAAGCAGGGATCAGCCAGGGGGTTTTTCCGGGCGGGATTTCCATGCTGATTCAGGATGGTAAGTCGGCCGTCACGGTTGCGGCGGGGACTCTGTCAGCAGCCGAAGACACGGGACTTGCCCTGGAGCTTCAGGAGAGAGTTGATGAGACAACCATTTATGATATGGCCTCCTTGACCAAAGTCATGGTGACGCTTCCGCTTTTGCTGCTCAGTGTGCAAGAGGGAAGGCTATCCTTGACAGATTCAATTTCTCAACATCTGCCGGAGCTGGAAACGGGTACGGACTTAGCCGTGAAACGAAAGATTACACTGCTTCACCTGCTTACCCATACCGCCGGACTTCCTGCCTGGCGCCCATATTTTCTCCATGACAGCGGGTGCGAGGCGTATATTCGACGGATCGCCCAGGAAGCGATGATCGGCATACCCGGCAAGCAGGTCGTGTACAGTGACCTGGGCTTCATACTCCTGGGCTTTATCCTGGAACGGGTTTGGGATGAACCTTTGGACGAGCTGGCCCGAAGACTTATTTTTCAGCCGAGCGGAATGAGCAGCACCTGTTATCTGCCCCTGGTGCATCCGGAGCTGGAGAAGAAGCGAATTGCCCCCATGGAAAAGGGCGACGGCTTTGAGCTGAATCTGGCGATGCAGCAGGTTGTTTCCGAGGAAGCACTGGGCTTGCCCACTGCACAGGCACTGTCGGAGCGGATCGCTTCCTTTCACTGGAGGACCGGGATCATTCATGGCATCGTACATGACTGCAACGCCTATCACGGGCTGGCTGGGATCAGCGGTCATGCCGGCCTGTTTTCTACCTGTCCAGATACCGAGCGATACATGCGTATCTGGACCTCCGCAGAAGCGCCTGTCCGGATTGATCCGCTGCTGCAGAGGTTGGCTTGCCGCTGCCAGACAGGTGGACTTGCGCCGATGCGGGCACTTGGCTGGGAAGCAGCGGCGACAGGCGGCAATCTGGAGCAGTTGAGCGTCGGCTGCACGGGAGGAGATTGTCTCTCGGAGCATGCCTTTGGCCATACGGGCTTTACCGGTACGTCCATTTGGCGGGACCCGTTCAGAAGGGCTACGCTGATCACGTTAACCAATCGCGTTCATCCAACGGTGAGCCGGATGATGGGTACTTGGCGGCGATCCCATCATAATCGTCTGTTTTCTTTGATCACGCCTGTCGCAAAAACGCGTGGAAGATGA
- the arcC gene encoding carbamate kinase, whose translation MSKQTVLVALGGNAILQPKQEANFQNQYENVKTSCQFLAKLVHNGYNIVVTHGNGPQVGTILRQNEEASHVVPAMPLDVCSAESQGFIAYMMQQALHNELNRIGSPKHVVSVVTRTEVSADDPAFANPDKPIGVFYSEEEAKKLSAEKGWTVAEDAGRGWRRVVPSPTPLSIVESASIVDLINGGHIVISCGGGGIPVVKKADGSYQGVEAVVDKDRSGCKLAEQIQADIFVILTDVEHVYINYGKENQKALTNVTLEELEGYIAEGQFSAGSMGPKIEAAYKFAKQGGTAIICALNKADLALEGKSGTRITQ comes from the coding sequence ATGAGTAAACAAACCGTGTTGGTTGCACTTGGGGGAAATGCGATTTTGCAACCAAAGCAGGAAGCAAATTTTCAAAATCAGTATGAGAATGTAAAAACAAGCTGTCAGTTTCTCGCCAAGTTGGTACATAACGGATACAACATCGTGGTAACTCATGGAAACGGACCCCAGGTAGGAACGATTTTGCGCCAAAATGAAGAAGCGAGCCACGTTGTGCCCGCCATGCCGCTGGACGTGTGCAGTGCAGAAAGCCAAGGCTTTATCGCCTACATGATGCAGCAAGCTCTGCATAATGAACTGAACCGTATCGGCAGCCCCAAACATGTGGTGAGCGTGGTCACCCGAACAGAAGTGTCGGCAGACGACCCTGCCTTTGCCAATCCGGACAAACCAATCGGCGTCTTCTACAGTGAAGAAGAGGCGAAAAAACTAAGTGCAGAGAAAGGCTGGACCGTGGCAGAGGATGCCGGACGTGGCTGGCGCCGTGTTGTGCCATCGCCAACGCCGCTAAGCATCGTGGAATCCGCATCCATCGTCGATCTGATCAACGGCGGTCATATTGTGATATCCTGCGGCGGCGGCGGCATCCCGGTCGTGAAAAAAGCGGATGGCAGCTATCAAGGCGTAGAAGCCGTCGTCGACAAGGATCGCAGCGGTTGCAAACTGGCAGAGCAAATTCAGGCGGACATTTTTGTTATTCTGACAGATGTTGAGCATGTATACATCAACTACGGCAAAGAAAATCAAAAAGCGCTGACAAACGTCACGTTGGAAGAACTGGAAGGCTATATCGCGGAAGGGCAGTTCAGCGCTGGAAGCATGGGGCCGAAGATCGAGGCGGCATACAAATTTGCCAAGCAAGGTGGCACTGCCATCATCTGCGCACTGAACAAGGCAGATCTGGCGCTCGAAGGAAAGAGCGGTACCCGAATTACACAATAG